In the Maribacter sp. MJ134 genome, one interval contains:
- a CDS encoding TrmH family RNA methyltransferase, protein MIDENLLSYLENFLSEERRERFISVLEQRTKQITVVIEDVFQLHNTSAVIRSCEVFGIQDAHVIEHKFGKRLDKNIAMGAQQWVDVYRYTNTADCIGKLKSNGYKIVATTPHHNAVLLDDFKMEGKVALFFGTERDGLSEEVMESADEFLKIPMLGFTESLNISVAAAIILQNLGDKLRKTNLPWGLTDDEKNEKRLDWTKKSIKSISEILIRYYATK, encoded by the coding sequence ATGATAGATGAAAATCTTTTGTCGTATTTAGAAAATTTTCTTTCAGAAGAAAGACGAGAGCGTTTTATTTCTGTACTAGAACAGCGCACCAAGCAAATCACTGTGGTAATAGAAGATGTATTTCAACTTCATAATACCAGTGCGGTTATTAGAAGTTGTGAGGTTTTTGGAATACAAGATGCCCATGTGATAGAGCATAAGTTCGGAAAACGGCTGGATAAAAATATAGCTATGGGAGCCCAACAATGGGTAGATGTTTATCGCTATACGAATACGGCAGACTGTATTGGAAAGTTAAAATCTAACGGATATAAAATTGTTGCCACGACACCACATCATAATGCTGTTCTTTTGGATGATTTTAAGATGGAAGGTAAAGTAGCCCTTTTTTTTGGTACCGAAAGAGATGGCCTTAGCGAAGAGGTCATGGAAAGTGCCGATGAATTTTTAAAAATACCGATGTTGGGATTTACGGAAAGTCTTAATATTTCTGTTGCCGCTGCCATCATACTTCAAAATTTAGGAGATAAGCTTAGAAAAACGAATCTTCCTTGGGGCCTTACGGATGATGAAAAAAACGAAAAACGATTAGATTGGACCAAGAAATCCATTAAGAGTATTTCGGAAATTCTTATAAGGTATTACGCAACGAAATAG
- the purB gene encoding adenylosuccinate lyase, whose translation MTALDELNAISPIDGRYRNKTVGLAPYFSEAALIKYRVRVEIEYFIALCEIPLPQLAHFDNSKFSVLREIYSNFDTKDAEDIKEIEKTTNHDVKAVEYFIKKAFDKLGLSAFKEFIHFGLTSQDINNTAIPLSIKEAMNEVYVPQYFQLLEKLEELTAEWAAIPMLARTHGQPASPTRLGKEISVYVKRLKEQFNLLNDIPSAAKFGGATGSFNAHKVAYPTIDWKNFGSTFVQEKLGLHHSFPTTQIEHYDHVAALFDTMKRINTIVLDLDRDFWTYVSMDYFKQKIKAGEVGSSAMPHKVNPIDFENSEGNLGLANAIFEHLSAKLPVSRLQRDLTDSTVLRNVGVPFAHTIIAFQATLKGLNKLLLNKDKFEQDLENNWAVVAEAIQTILRREGYPNPYEALKGLTRTNEKINQESIGNFIDTLEVSETIKKELKQITPSNYTGI comes from the coding sequence ATGACAGCTCTCGATGAATTAAATGCCATTTCTCCAATAGATGGTCGTTATAGAAATAAAACGGTGGGTCTAGCGCCCTACTTCTCTGAAGCAGCCCTTATTAAATATAGGGTACGGGTTGAAATCGAATATTTTATAGCGCTTTGTGAGATTCCGTTGCCACAACTTGCCCATTTTGACAATTCCAAATTTAGTGTTCTCCGTGAAATCTATAGCAACTTCGACACCAAGGATGCCGAGGATATCAAAGAGATTGAAAAGACCACGAATCACGATGTAAAAGCTGTTGAGTATTTCATAAAAAAGGCGTTCGACAAACTGGGGCTTTCCGCCTTTAAGGAATTCATTCATTTTGGCCTAACCTCTCAAGACATAAATAATACGGCTATTCCGCTCTCCATAAAAGAAGCCATGAACGAGGTTTACGTTCCTCAATATTTTCAACTACTCGAGAAGTTAGAGGAATTAACCGCAGAATGGGCTGCCATTCCCATGCTGGCACGAACACATGGGCAACCAGCTTCTCCCACACGTTTAGGAAAAGAAATATCGGTTTACGTAAAACGCTTAAAAGAACAGTTCAACCTCTTGAACGATATTCCTAGTGCGGCTAAATTCGGTGGTGCGACAGGAAGTTTTAATGCCCACAAAGTAGCCTACCCAACTATTGATTGGAAAAATTTTGGTAGCACTTTTGTTCAGGAAAAACTAGGGCTTCACCACTCCTTCCCTACCACCCAAATAGAGCACTATGACCATGTAGCGGCACTTTTTGATACGATGAAAAGAATTAATACGATTGTATTAGACCTAGACCGTGACTTTTGGACTTACGTGTCCATGGATTATTTTAAACAGAAAATAAAAGCCGGTGAAGTTGGTTCTTCTGCGATGCCGCATAAAGTAAATCCGATAGACTTTGAAAATTCTGAAGGTAACTTGGGTCTGGCCAATGCCATTTTTGAACATTTATCAGCCAAATTACCCGTATCTAGACTACAGCGCGATCTTACGGATAGTACCGTTTTAAGAAATGTGGGCGTACCATTTGCACATACCATAATCGCTTTTCAAGCCACTTTAAAAGGATTGAATAAATTACTGTTGAACAAAGATAAGTTTGAGCAGGATCTTGAAAATAATTGGGCTGTAGTTGCCGAGGCGATTCAGACTATTCTTCGACGCGAAGGATATCCTAATCCATACGAAGCGTTAAAAGGTCTTACCCGCACGAACGAGAAAATCAACCAAGAATCGATAGGAAACTTTATAGATACACTCGAAGTTTCTGAAACCATTAAAAAAGAACTGAAACAGATTACGCCAAGTAACTATACAGGTATATAG
- a CDS encoding VOC family protein: MTTVIYILLGIVVLIIFLALIAPKTYNVSRTIEIDSPKANVFPYLKFLNKQSEWSPWAKKDPDMERKLTGTDGEVGAISYWNGNKEVGEGEQEITKIVEGERVEGRLRFFKPWKSESDCYMDLEETASGKSKVTWGFSGKNKFPFSIMMLFMSMDKMVGKDFEEGLESLKTQLENQPMQTNMVGWFEIPVRDMDRAKKFYETVFDIAIAVHELGGFIMGWFPMSPEKTGASGSLVQHDMYSPSETHGPLIYFTCLDVSQELGRVVEAGGTVLKQKTEIGDGHGFMGLFKDSEGNRIALHSNK; the protein is encoded by the coding sequence ATGACTACAGTAATTTATATTTTATTGGGCATCGTTGTGCTTATTATTTTTTTAGCGCTGATAGCCCCGAAGACCTACAATGTTTCTAGAACAATTGAAATAGATAGCCCTAAAGCTAATGTCTTTCCGTATTTGAAGTTTCTTAATAAACAAAGCGAATGGTCTCCATGGGCCAAAAAAGACCCGGATATGGAACGAAAATTAACTGGAACAGATGGTGAAGTAGGTGCAATAAGTTATTGGAACGGAAATAAAGAAGTAGGTGAGGGCGAACAAGAGATTACCAAGATTGTGGAAGGCGAACGCGTTGAAGGTAGACTACGTTTTTTTAAACCATGGAAGTCAGAATCTGATTGTTACATGGATTTAGAGGAAACTGCTTCAGGAAAGAGTAAGGTAACTTGGGGTTTTTCGGGGAAAAATAAGTTTCCGTTTAGTATTATGATGCTTTTCATGAGCATGGATAAAATGGTAGGTAAAGATTTTGAAGAAGGTCTAGAGAGCCTAAAAACCCAACTGGAAAATCAGCCTATGCAAACAAATATGGTAGGATGGTTTGAAATTCCGGTGAGGGATATGGACCGTGCAAAGAAATTTTACGAAACGGTATTCGATATTGCTATTGCCGTTCATGAGCTGGGCGGCTTTATCATGGGTTGGTTTCCTATGTCTCCAGAAAAAACGGGTGCTTCTGGTTCGTTGGTGCAGCACGATATGTATTCTCCCAGTGAAACTCATGGTCCATTGATTTATTTTACCTGTTTAGATGTGTCCCAAGAACTTGGTAGGGTGGTTGAAGCTGGTGGTACGGTCTTAAAGCAAAAAACGGAAATCGGAGACGGACATGGTTTTATGGGCTTATTTAAAGATTCTGAAGGGAATAGGATTGCATTACATTCTAACAAATAA
- a CDS encoding DUF4252 domain-containing protein, with protein sequence MKKIIRICLLLMLVIVSSCSSTQSLQEYYVDNSENPNFLSFDIPTSLLNLEEAELTSEQRSAFESLKKLNILAFKKTLDNVAAYKTEKANVKAILANDDYTELMKMNTEFGKAAIRYKGEEDAIDEVIIFGDNKETGFALVRVLGKEMNPAHFVQLLQALQKSDFNGEGLGDLGNFFKGK encoded by the coding sequence ATGAAAAAAATAATTAGAATCTGTCTTTTGTTAATGCTGGTCATTGTATCATCTTGTTCTTCAACACAGAGCTTACAGGAGTACTATGTGGACAACTCGGAAAATCCAAATTTTTTGTCTTTTGATATTCCTACCAGTCTTTTGAATTTAGAAGAAGCGGAACTAACCTCAGAACAGAGAAGTGCTTTTGAGTCCTTAAAAAAACTTAATATTCTAGCCTTTAAAAAAACCTTGGACAATGTTGCTGCTTACAAAACGGAGAAAGCTAATGTAAAGGCCATCTTGGCAAATGACGATTATACAGAATTAATGAAAATGAACACGGAGTTCGGTAAGGCCGCTATTCGTTATAAGGGAGAAGAGGATGCCATAGACGAGGTTATTATATTTGGCGATAACAAGGAAACAGGTTTTGCTCTTGTACGTGTACTGGGAAAAGAAATGAACCCAGCACATTTCGTTCAATTATTACAAGCTTTACAGAAATCTGATTTCAATGGCGAGGGTCTTGGAGATTTAGGTAATTTTTTCAAAGGAAAATAG
- a CDS encoding carboxypeptidase-like regulatory domain-containing protein: MVKYVLVIFCLYGFLGYAQDEPESSIISALVVNAQTDEPMESVHVVNLNQVLGTITNEKGEFSITAAVNDTLYFSFLGYKSQKIRITNDMFKFKDTKIALTELAYALEEVIVRPYQLTGYLEIDVKNLPVNNAYQYSISGLSVGYEGGNKNPSAVTKVLGAILNPADLLRNLFGKKPNQMRKLRQIKEDDRIRDLLASKFDRETLMELLQLDKMDIQDILNNCNYSNSFITTANDLQILDAISSCYEEFKVLNRKK, translated from the coding sequence ATGGTAAAATATGTACTGGTTATCTTTTGTTTGTATGGTTTCTTGGGTTACGCTCAAGACGAGCCCGAAAGCAGTATCATAAGCGCACTTGTCGTAAATGCACAGACAGACGAACCTATGGAAAGTGTCCATGTCGTCAACTTAAACCAAGTCTTAGGGACCATTACCAACGAAAAAGGTGAGTTTTCAATTACTGCAGCCGTAAATGACACCCTATATTTTTCTTTCTTGGGCTATAAATCCCAAAAAATTAGGATAACCAATGATATGTTCAAGTTCAAGGATACCAAGATTGCCCTAACAGAGCTTGCCTACGCCTTGGAAGAGGTCATTGTGCGCCCATACCAGCTTACGGGATACTTAGAAATAGACGTAAAGAACTTACCCGTAAATAACGCCTATCAATATAGCATTTCTGGACTTTCCGTGGGATATGAAGGCGGAAATAAGAATCCTAGCGCGGTTACCAAAGTTCTAGGAGCAATTCTGAATCCTGCAGATTTATTACGGAACCTCTTCGGGAAAAAGCCTAACCAAATGCGCAAACTTCGTCAAATCAAAGAAGACGACAGAATTCGTGATTTGTTGGCATCTAAATTTGACCGGGAGACCTTAATGGAACTGCTGCAACTGGATAAAATGGACATCCAGGATATTTTGAACAACTGTAATTATTCCAATTCATTCATCACAACCGCCAACGACCTTCAGATTCTTGATGCTATTAGCAGCTGTTATGAAGAGTTCAAAGTGCTAAACCGAAAGAAATAA
- a CDS encoding DUF4252 domain-containing protein has protein sequence MKKIIVTIVMAMACYTGFSQSMFDKYEDLDNVSAVVVNSSMFRLLSNIDVEVDDPEAQDFMDIAKSLKNLKVFITEDKSISADMMSTMNKYLKSNSLEELMRVKDKEANVKFYIKQGKDEDHVSELLMFVTGMKNVDMDVNGRKFETVLLSLTGDIDLNKIGSLTRKMNLPEELNKAGKKQ, from the coding sequence ATGAAGAAAATAATAGTTACAATAGTAATGGCAATGGCGTGCTATACCGGATTCTCACAATCCATGTTCGATAAATACGAAGATTTGGATAATGTAAGTGCGGTAGTGGTAAACTCTAGTATGTTCAGGTTATTATCCAATATCGATGTAGAAGTCGATGATCCGGAAGCACAAGACTTTATGGATATCGCCAAAAGTTTGAAGAACTTAAAGGTTTTTATTACCGAGGACAAAAGTATCTCTGCAGATATGATGAGTACAATGAACAAGTACTTAAAATCCAATTCGCTTGAAGAGCTAATGCGAGTGAAGGATAAAGAAGCCAATGTAAAGTTCTACATTAAACAAGGTAAGGACGAAGATCACGTTAGCGAACTTTTAATGTTCGTAACCGGAATGAAAAACGTGGATATGGACGTTAACGGAAGAAAGTTTGAAACCGTATTACTTTCCCTTACAGGAGATATCGACTTAAATAAAATAGGCTCCCTAACAAGGAAAATGAACTTACCCGAAGAATTGAATAAAGCGGGTAAAAAGCAATAA
- a CDS encoding SIR2 family NAD-dependent protein deacylase: MKQIVVLTGAGISAESGLKTFRDADGLWEGHDVMEVASPQGFARNPELVLEFYNQRRRQLLKVTPNAGHKALVQLEEKFKVDIITQNVDNLHEQAGSGNVLHLHGELFKVRSTADENHVLTWKKDLVLGDFDENGHQLRPHIVWFGEMVPMLEPAIEIVAQADIVIIIGTSMQVYPAASLVNYAKLGTPIYLIDPKPNVNENDFESLTIIAKTATIGVPSLVMQLIDH; the protein is encoded by the coding sequence GTGAAGCAAATTGTAGTTCTAACAGGGGCAGGAATTAGCGCCGAAAGCGGATTAAAAACCTTTAGGGATGCCGATGGACTTTGGGAAGGACATGATGTCATGGAAGTTGCCTCACCACAAGGATTTGCCAGAAATCCTGAACTGGTATTAGAATTCTACAATCAACGCCGAAGGCAATTGTTGAAGGTTACTCCCAATGCAGGACACAAAGCTTTGGTACAGCTTGAAGAAAAATTTAAAGTAGACATCATTACCCAAAACGTAGATAACCTTCATGAACAGGCGGGCAGCGGTAACGTGCTGCACCTACACGGCGAGCTTTTTAAAGTTCGCAGTACGGCCGATGAAAATCATGTGCTCACCTGGAAAAAAGACCTTGTACTTGGTGATTTTGACGAAAACGGCCATCAATTACGCCCTCATATCGTTTGGTTCGGTGAAATGGTGCCTATGCTGGAACCTGCCATAGAAATTGTAGCACAAGCGGACATTGTTATTATTATCGGCACTTCTATGCAGGTGTATCCCGCAGCAAGTTTAGTTAACTATGCAAAATTAGGAACGCCTATTTATCTTATAGATCCCAAACCCAATGTAAACGAAAATGATTTTGAAAGTTTGACCATCATAGCCAAAACTGCTACCATTGGTGTACCTAGCCTGGTGATGCAATTAATAGACCATTAA
- a CDS encoding RNA polymerase sigma factor encodes MKQTEFLNVVMPFKDKLYRMAKRLLVSSEEAEDATQEILLKLWSKKKAMGSYKNVEAFAMTMTKNFCLDRLKSKQAGNLKLVHSNYSDDNSSLQKQVEARDSVSWVERIMEELPEQQKMVLQLRDVEQYDYDEIEALLDMKPTAIRVALSRARKTVREKLMQKHSYGIG; translated from the coding sequence ATGAAACAAACGGAGTTTTTAAATGTGGTAATGCCTTTTAAGGATAAGCTGTACAGAATGGCCAAACGGTTATTGGTGTCCAGCGAAGAGGCAGAAGATGCTACGCAAGAAATTCTTTTAAAGTTATGGTCCAAGAAAAAAGCAATGGGTAGCTATAAGAATGTAGAAGCCTTTGCGATGACAATGACAAAGAACTTTTGTTTAGATCGATTAAAATCTAAGCAAGCAGGGAACCTTAAATTGGTACACAGCAATTATAGTGATGATAATTCCTCTTTACAAAAACAGGTAGAGGCAAGGGATAGTGTCAGCTGGGTAGAGCGGATAATGGAAGAATTACCCGAACAACAGAAGATGGTATTGCAGTTAAGGGATGTTGAGCAATACGATTATGATGAAATAGAAGCGCTTTTAGACATGAAACCAACGGCAATACGAGTGGCCTTGTCAAGAGCAAGAAAAACAGTAAGAGAAAAACTAATGCAAAAACATAGTTATGGAATTGGATAA
- a CDS encoding DUF4252 domain-containing protein, whose product MKKVVAVFLIALLPTFGFSQSIFDKYEDMDQVGSVIVNKGMIDLVSKLGAMSDDAEAKEFMEAASGLNRVKVFMTEDAAVSADMSKTVNKYLKSSKLEELMRVKDKDVNVKFYIKEGKKKDHVSELLMFVSGLDNVEMGHNGRKLETVLVSLTGDIDLSKIGTITNKMDLPKDLNKAGRK is encoded by the coding sequence ATGAAAAAAGTAGTAGCAGTATTTTTAATAGCCCTTTTGCCAACATTTGGTTTTTCTCAATCCATCTTTGATAAATATGAAGATATGGATCAAGTGGGTTCGGTAATCGTAAATAAAGGGATGATAGATCTAGTCTCCAAGTTAGGAGCGATGAGTGACGATGCTGAAGCCAAGGAATTTATGGAAGCGGCAAGCGGTTTAAATCGGGTCAAGGTCTTTATGACAGAAGATGCGGCGGTATCTGCAGATATGTCCAAAACTGTGAATAAGTATTTAAAATCTTCTAAGCTAGAAGAGTTAATGCGCGTTAAGGACAAGGATGTAAACGTAAAGTTTTACATAAAGGAAGGAAAGAAGAAGGATCACGTGTCAGAACTATTAATGTTCGTTTCAGGATTGGATAATGTTGAGATGGGACATAACGGCAGAAAATTAGAAACTGTTCTGGTAAGTTTAACCGGCGATATTGATTTGAGCAAAATTGGCACCATCACCAACAAAATGGATTTGCCCAAAGATTTAAACAAGGCAGGCAGAAAATAA
- a CDS encoding alpha-amylase family glycosyl hydrolase, protein MKYLLIVATLLAMLSSCKTEKKEVVNKTSIKADTVAITEPTIPFVWDGANIYFLLTDRFYNGNPENDINFDRINPSGKLRGFMGGDIQGITQKINEGYFTKLGINAIWFTPVIEQIHGDTDEGTGNTYGYHGYWAKDWTALDPNFGTKEDLGMLVKTAHKKGIRVLMDVVLNHTGPVTDKDPVWPEEWVITDPTCEFTTYENTTNCTLVDNLPDVNTLSDEAVELPDALLAKWKNEGRLSAELDELQLFFDRTGYPRAPRFYIMKWLTDYVHEYGIDGFRVDTVKHVNENVWGELYKEASYAFDTWKRKHPNAVLDDNPFYMVGEVYNYGISGGRAFDFGDKKVDFFSNGFHSLINFELKYDAAKDYETIFAKYSKLLHTKLKNKSVVNYLASHDDGQPFDQERKEAVRAANVLLLTPGASQVYYGDETARNLVIDSTQGDATLRSFMNWDELDSIPKIQHTLAHWRKLGQFRNAHPAVGAGKHKRLGKKPYVFSRTYTNGDFKDKVVVGLDLPKGKKSLWVKGFFGDGTKLYDTYSETEVMVKNGKVLLENDNDIALLELLQP, encoded by the coding sequence ATGAAATACCTACTTATCGTTGCGACGCTTCTCGCGATGCTTTCCTCATGCAAAACAGAGAAAAAAGAAGTTGTCAATAAAACGTCTATCAAGGCGGATACCGTGGCCATAACAGAACCAACGATTCCTTTTGTCTGGGACGGCGCTAATATTTACTTTCTTCTCACCGATAGGTTTTATAATGGAAACCCGGAAAACGACATCAATTTTGACAGAATCAATCCTAGCGGAAAACTACGCGGGTTTATGGGTGGCGATATTCAAGGAATCACGCAAAAAATAAATGAAGGCTATTTTACAAAGCTAGGCATCAACGCCATTTGGTTTACCCCGGTAATAGAACAAATTCATGGGGATACGGATGAAGGCACTGGAAATACCTATGGTTACCACGGATACTGGGCAAAAGACTGGACAGCCTTAGACCCTAATTTTGGCACGAAAGAAGATTTGGGTATGCTTGTAAAAACCGCACACAAGAAAGGTATCCGTGTACTAATGGATGTGGTTCTTAACCATACCGGACCTGTTACCGATAAGGACCCCGTTTGGCCCGAAGAATGGGTTATTACGGACCCCACTTGTGAATTTACCACCTATGAGAACACTACCAATTGTACTCTGGTAGATAATCTACCGGATGTGAATACCTTATCGGATGAAGCCGTTGAACTTCCGGATGCGCTCTTAGCAAAATGGAAAAATGAAGGTCGCTTAAGTGCCGAGTTAGATGAGCTACAGTTATTTTTTGACCGTACGGGCTATCCGAGAGCGCCAAGGTTTTATATTATGAAATGGCTTACGGATTACGTACATGAATATGGTATAGACGGTTTTAGGGTAGATACGGTTAAACACGTCAACGAAAATGTATGGGGAGAACTTTATAAAGAAGCTTCCTATGCCTTTGATACGTGGAAACGAAAACATCCGAACGCTGTTTTGGACGATAATCCTTTCTACATGGTCGGCGAGGTATACAATTATGGAATATCCGGAGGAAGAGCCTTTGATTTTGGTGATAAAAAAGTAGATTTTTTTAGTAACGGATTCCATAGCCTCATCAACTTTGAGCTTAAATATGATGCTGCAAAAGATTATGAAACCATTTTCGCTAAATACAGCAAACTTTTACATACAAAACTAAAAAACAAAAGTGTCGTCAATTACTTGGCATCACATGACGACGGACAACCTTTTGACCAAGAACGGAAAGAAGCCGTACGGGCAGCAAACGTTTTACTGTTAACACCAGGGGCGTCACAAGTGTATTATGGTGACGAGACGGCTAGAAATTTAGTCATCGATAGTACCCAAGGAGATGCCACCTTACGTTCTTTTATGAATTGGGACGAACTGGATAGCATTCCCAAAATACAGCACACTCTTGCCCATTGGAGAAAATTAGGACAGTTTAGAAATGCGCATCCGGCCGTGGGCGCAGGAAAACATAAAAGATTGGGTAAAAAACCCTATGTCTTTAGTAGAACGTATACCAACGGAGATTTTAAGGATAAGGTAGTTGTAGGTCTGGACTTGCCTAAAGGGAAAAAATCACTTTGGGTTAAAGGCTTTTTTGGGGATGGTACTAAACTTTACGATACCTATTCCGAAACGGAGGTTATGGTCAAAAATGGCAAGGTATTGTTAGAAAATGATAACGATATTGCACTTTTGGAACTGTTACAACCCTAA
- a CDS encoding mechanosensitive ion channel family protein, protein MEDAKVWIDKGIEFITEFGPKLIGAVVIYIIGSWIIKKIMKVLRGTMSKADYDKSLQKFLLSLAKWALTIFLIITVISTLGVETTSLAAVIAAAGLAIGLALQGSLSNFAGGVLIIIFKPYKIGDLVEAQGVLGSVKEIEIFTTKLITPQNKLAIVPNGAMANGNIINYTAEGKMRVDTTVGVDYGSDIKKTKEVLLAMLEANPLVLKDPAPSVNVEELADSSVNLAVRPFCKPEDYWDVYFGTIEGTKEALDKAGIEIPYPHEVQINK, encoded by the coding sequence ATGGAAGACGCAAAAGTATGGATTGATAAAGGAATTGAATTTATCACCGAATTCGGCCCAAAGCTAATTGGAGCTGTAGTAATTTACATTATCGGCTCGTGGATAATTAAAAAGATAATGAAGGTGCTGCGGGGCACGATGTCCAAAGCTGACTACGATAAATCCCTTCAGAAATTTCTTTTGAGTCTTGCCAAATGGGCACTGACAATATTCTTGATCATTACGGTTATCTCTACGTTAGGCGTTGAGACAACAAGTTTAGCAGCGGTAATAGCGGCCGCAGGTTTAGCCATTGGTCTAGCGCTTCAAGGTTCGCTATCGAATTTTGCGGGTGGCGTTTTAATCATCATTTTTAAACCATACAAAATTGGTGACTTGGTAGAAGCTCAAGGTGTATTGGGTAGCGTTAAGGAAATCGAGATTTTCACTACAAAATTGATAACGCCACAAAACAAACTTGCCATTGTGCCAAATGGTGCCATGGCCAACGGAAATATAATTAACTATACCGCAGAAGGTAAAATGCGTGTAGATACAACTGTCGGCGTGGATTATGGTTCCGATATCAAAAAAACAAAAGAGGTACTTTTAGCAATGTTAGAGGCAAATCCTTTAGTACTTAAGGACCCAGCACCAAGTGTGAACGTAGAGGAGCTAGCGGATAGTTCGGTAAATCTTGCCGTAAGACCTTTCTGTAAGCCAGAAGATTATTGGGACGTTTATTTTGGAACAATCGAGGGTACGAAAGAAGCCTTGGATAAAGCGGGAATAGAAATTCCTTATCCACACGAGGTTCAGATTAACAAATAA